The following proteins are encoded in a genomic region of Pyrinomonadaceae bacterium:
- a CDS encoding alpha/beta hydrolase produces MVRSLIVIAVLLLTLPVRSQQLPTPPAQPDTGPGGKQKPHAAVIKNRYGQGGEEYWIYEPDRPKPKTAPVVVFLHGWGGTNPLYYGAWIDHLVKRGNIVVFPRYQSSILTRREDFIPNTLVAVSAAFARLQSEPGHVRPDLNKVAAVGHSLGGVLAASLAALAGENKLPQIRAVMAIEPGMTRAPVSVPIADLSKIPSSTLLLSIAGDRDSLVADHDAKRIYYETKQISADNKDFVLLVSDERGRPGLIAGHRAPTAPNAEYDNGEGDLTARRSGPPGGSANDGPARIDSRTPMTDAMDYYGLWKLFDGLCDAAFSGKNRQFALGNTPQQRFMGKWSDGTPVKELVVTDKP; encoded by the coding sequence ATGGTTCGAAGTCTCATCGTTATTGCCGTTTTGCTTCTGACTTTGCCCGTGAGGTCGCAGCAGTTGCCGACTCCTCCAGCGCAGCCGGACACTGGGCCAGGCGGGAAACAAAAGCCACATGCAGCTGTGATCAAGAACCGGTATGGGCAGGGTGGCGAAGAATACTGGATCTACGAACCTGATCGGCCAAAGCCGAAGACCGCGCCGGTGGTTGTTTTCCTGCATGGATGGGGCGGTACCAATCCACTGTATTACGGCGCGTGGATCGATCATCTTGTGAAGCGCGGCAACATCGTGGTGTTCCCGCGCTATCAGTCCAGCATCCTGACCAGACGCGAAGACTTTATTCCAAACACACTTGTTGCCGTCAGCGCCGCGTTCGCACGGTTGCAAAGCGAGCCCGGTCACGTGCGGCCTGACTTGAATAAAGTCGCCGCCGTCGGGCATTCACTTGGTGGCGTGCTGGCGGCCAGTTTGGCGGCGTTGGCCGGCGAGAATAAGCTCCCGCAGATCAGGGCCGTGATGGCCATTGAACCTGGTATGACACGCGCTCCGGTGAGCGTCCCAATCGCGGACTTGAGCAAAATTCCGAGTAGCACCTTGCTGCTTTCGATCGCCGGAGACCGCGACAGTCTGGTTGCCGATCACGATGCGAAGAGAATCTATTACGAAACGAAACAAATCTCGGCCGACAACAAAGATTTCGTATTGTTAGTCAGCGACGAACGAGGACGACCCGGTCTGATCGCAGGGCACCGCGCGCCGACAGCGCCTAACGCAGAGTACGACAACGGTGAGGGCGACTTAACGGCAAGACGGTCTGGTCCCCCGGGTGGTTCGGCAAATGATGGCCCGGCACGCATTGATTCCCGAACTCCCATGACCGACGCCATGGATTACTATGGACTCTGGAAACTCTTCGACGGGTTGTGCGATGCCGCCTTCTCGGGAAAGAATCGTCAGTTCGCACTTGGCAACACACCGCAGCAACGCTTTATGGGGAAGTGGAGCGATGGGACGCCGGTGAAGGAACTGGTCGTTACCGACAAGCCGTAA
- a CDS encoding Smr/MutS family protein, whose protein sequence is MTEDDYNPFPEPVVIEITDVFDLHTIPPKQVKAVVEEYLLEAHAKGLRVVRIIHGKGIGVQREIVRAVLERTDFVLDWTDAPPEAGGLGATIVRLAERT, encoded by the coding sequence ATGACCGAAGACGACTACAACCCTTTCCCCGAACCCGTCGTGATCGAGATCACTGACGTCTTCGATCTGCACACGATTCCGCCCAAACAAGTAAAGGCAGTCGTTGAAGAATACCTGCTCGAAGCGCACGCGAAGGGTTTGCGCGTAGTGCGCATCATTCACGGCAAAGGCATCGGCGTGCAACGCGAGATTGTACGCGCAGTGCTGGAGCGAACTGACTTCGTATTGGATTGGACTGATGCGCCGCCGGAGGCGGGAGGATTGGGTGCGACTATTGTGCGACTCGCGGAACGTACTTAG
- a CDS encoding succinate dehydrogenase cytochrome b558 subunit, with amino-acid sequence MAIRLSRTFVLRKLHQLSGIMPLGFFLLEHFYTNSKAIAGAASFNKAVEDLQAIPYILLVEIFGIFIPLIYHAVYGLVITAEARPNNLAYPYPRNWFYTVQRVTGVILFFFILFHVLNFRFGMIPGLNTVSVAHHPEQSFEIVSREFRMIPIFIVYMVGITATVWHFANGIWLFLVDWGITIGERAQRLAGYACIGFGVVLLFVGINAAVAFIRPGGLLRGIL; translated from the coding sequence TTGGCGATTCGTCTGAGCCGGACTTTCGTCTTGCGAAAGCTCCATCAGTTGAGCGGCATCATGCCGCTGGGCTTCTTTCTGCTGGAGCACTTCTATACGAATTCCAAAGCCATCGCCGGCGCCGCCAGTTTCAATAAAGCGGTCGAAGATCTCCAGGCGATTCCGTACATCCTTTTAGTCGAGATCTTCGGCATCTTCATCCCGTTGATCTATCACGCGGTTTACGGCCTGGTCATCACGGCCGAAGCGCGACCCAACAATCTCGCTTATCCATATCCGCGCAACTGGTTCTACACGGTTCAGCGCGTTACCGGCGTCATTCTATTCTTCTTTATCTTGTTTCACGTTCTGAACTTTAGATTTGGAATGATTCCGGGTCTGAACACAGTTTCGGTGGCGCATCATCCCGAGCAGTCGTTCGAGATTGTTTCGCGCGAGTTCCGCATGATTCCAATCTTCATCGTCTACATGGTCGGAATCACGGCGACGGTCTGGCATTTCGCGAACGGTATTTGGCTGTTCCTCGTCGATTGGGGAATTACGATCGGCGAGCGCGCGCAGCGTCTGGCCGGTTACGCCTGTATCGGCTTTGGAGTTGTCCTGCTTTTCGTCGGCATTAACGCCGCAGTCGCATTCATCCGGCCGGGCGGATTGCTGCGCGGAATCTTGTAG
- the sdhA gene encoding succinate dehydrogenase flavoprotein subunit, with translation MASQINIAVVGGGLAGLAAAMKIAEAGHNVELFSVVPVKRSHSVCAQGGINGAVNTKGEGDSTWEHFDDTVYGGDFLANQPPAKAMCEMAPAIIYLFDRMGVPFSRTNEGLLDFRRFGGTKHHRTAFAGASTGQQLLYALDEQVRRYEVTGKVKKYEGWEMMSLVLDDHQVCRGLVAMNLRSLELKAFPADAVIIATGGPGLIFGKSTNSMVCTGSAVAACYQQGAKYANGEFIQVHPTSIPGEDKLRLMSESARGEGGRVWVPRGKGDNRSPSSIPENERWYFLEEKYPAYGNLVPRDIATREIFKICLEGFGVSGENQVFLDVTHIPAETLDRKLGAILEIYEMFVGDDPKHVPMRIFPGVHYSMGGLWVDFKQHTNIPGLLAAGECDYSIHGANRLGANSLVSCVYGGFVAAPAALEWAKNVERNGANGSRIYEQETKRQQEINEGLIKQSGTENQYKLHEEMGKVMTDNVTVIRYNDRLKATDEKLLELMDRYQRISINDSNLWATMALPHARHLDNMLELARVITLGALNRNESRGAHYKPDFPERDDANWLKTTIAEYSGEGPVFSYDPVDVSLIQPRKRDYSADKKETAAASGSPQKGGAPQIPKSDMEQKPGNLSGPTGDVRVS, from the coding sequence ATGGCTAGTCAAATCAATATTGCAGTTGTCGGGGGCGGCCTCGCCGGTTTGGCGGCGGCGATGAAGATTGCTGAAGCCGGGCACAACGTCGAGTTGTTTTCCGTCGTGCCTGTGAAGCGATCACATTCCGTGTGTGCCCAGGGTGGCATCAACGGCGCCGTCAACACGAAGGGCGAAGGCGATTCGACGTGGGAGCACTTCGACGACACGGTTTACGGCGGCGACTTTCTTGCCAACCAGCCACCGGCAAAAGCGATGTGTGAAATGGCGCCGGCGATCATTTACCTGTTCGATCGCATGGGCGTGCCGTTCTCGCGCACGAACGAAGGCTTATTGGATTTTCGCCGCTTTGGCGGCACGAAGCATCACCGCACAGCCTTCGCGGGAGCTTCGACTGGTCAGCAACTACTCTACGCGCTCGATGAGCAGGTCCGTCGCTACGAAGTCACCGGCAAAGTTAAGAAGTACGAAGGCTGGGAAATGATGTCGCTGGTACTCGACGATCATCAGGTGTGTCGTGGCCTGGTCGCGATGAACCTGCGCTCGCTCGAGCTGAAAGCATTCCCCGCGGACGCTGTCATCATCGCTACCGGCGGTCCCGGACTCATCTTCGGCAAATCAACCAATTCGATGGTTTGCACGGGCAGCGCAGTCGCGGCGTGCTACCAGCAGGGCGCGAAGTATGCGAACGGCGAATTCATCCAGGTGCATCCCACCTCGATCCCCGGCGAAGACAAGTTGCGTCTGATGAGCGAGTCCGCGCGCGGTGAAGGCGGCCGCGTCTGGGTGCCGCGGGGCAAAGGCGACAATCGATCGCCTTCGTCGATCCCTGAGAACGAGCGCTGGTATTTTCTGGAAGAGAAGTACCCGGCTTACGGCAACCTGGTGCCGCGCGACATCGCCACGCGCGAAATTTTCAAAATTTGTCTCGAGGGCTTCGGCGTTAGTGGCGAGAACCAGGTCTTTCTCGATGTAACGCATATCCCGGCTGAAACATTGGATCGCAAGCTCGGCGCGATTCTCGAAATCTACGAGATGTTTGTCGGCGACGATCCGAAACATGTGCCGATGCGCATCTTCCCCGGCGTGCACTACTCGATGGGCGGGCTGTGGGTTGATTTCAAGCAGCACACAAATATTCCCGGATTGCTGGCGGCGGGCGAGTGCGACTACTCGATTCATGGAGCAAACCGTCTCGGAGCGAACTCACTGGTCAGTTGCGTGTATGGCGGTTTCGTCGCGGCGCCGGCGGCGCTCGAATGGGCGAAGAACGTCGAGCGGAACGGCGCAAACGGTTCGCGGATTTACGAACAGGAAACGAAGCGCCAGCAGGAAATTAACGAGGGACTGATAAAGCAGAGCGGAACCGAGAACCAGTACAAGCTGCACGAAGAGATGGGCAAAGTGATGACCGACAACGTCACGGTTATTCGCTACAACGATCGTCTGAAAGCGACGGACGAGAAGTTGCTCGAACTGATGGATCGTTATCAGCGCATCTCGATCAACGACTCGAATCTTTGGGCGACCATGGCTTTGCCGCATGCACGACATTTGGACAATATGCTCGAGCTGGCGCGTGTGATTACGCTGGGCGCCCTCAATCGGAACGAATCGCGCGGCGCGCACTACAAACCTGACTTTCCGGAACGTGATGATGCAAACTGGCTAAAGACGACGATTGCCGAATACTCAGGTGAAGGCCCGGTGTTCTCGTACGATCCGGTGGACGTTTCCCTGATTCAGCCGCGCAAACGCGATTACTCGGCTGATAAGAAAGAAACTGCGGCGGCTTCGGGCTCGCCGCAAAAAGGCGGCGCCCCACAGATTCCGAAGAGTGACATGGAGCAGAAGCCCGGGAACTTAAGCGGACCAACGGGCGACGTCAGGGTTAGTTAG
- the sdhB gene encoding succinate dehydrogenase iron-sulfur subunit yields MSKTVEIHIKRRDNPDAPARWEEFEIPYRKNLNVISCLMEIRKNPVTRQGKQTTPPSWDMNCLEQVCGICTMVINGRARQSCSALVDNLDQPIKLEPMSKFPNVRDLVVDRSQMFDHLKRVHAWVELDGSHDLGPGPRMDQEDVMERYAYSRCMTCGCCLEACPQYDGDNYIGPQAIAQVRLFNMHPSGAMDREERLEALMGDDGITNCGNAQNCVKACPMNIPLTRAIYEENRETVVHGLFGWLKK; encoded by the coding sequence ATGAGCAAAACAGTCGAGATTCATATCAAACGCCGCGACAATCCCGACGCGCCCGCGCGCTGGGAGGAGTTCGAGATTCCTTACCGCAAGAATCTCAACGTCATCTCGTGCCTGATGGAGATTCGCAAGAATCCGGTCACCAGACAGGGCAAGCAAACAACGCCGCCGTCGTGGGACATGAATTGTCTCGAACAGGTTTGCGGTATCTGCACAATGGTGATCAATGGCCGCGCGCGACAATCATGCTCGGCGCTCGTTGATAACCTCGATCAGCCGATTAAGCTCGAACCGATGTCGAAATTCCCGAACGTGCGCGACTTGGTCGTCGATCGCTCGCAGATGTTCGATCACTTGAAACGCGTGCATGCCTGGGTCGAACTCGACGGCAGTCACGACCTCGGCCCCGGCCCGCGCATGGATCAGGAAGACGTGATGGAGCGCTACGCGTATTCGCGCTGCATGACCTGTGGTTGCTGCCTCGAAGCCTGTCCGCAGTACGATGGCGACAACTACATCGGCCCGCAGGCGATCGCGCAGGTGCGCCTCTTCAATATGCATCCGAGCGGCGCGATGGATCGCGAAGAGCGTCTGGAAGCGTTGATGGGCGACGACGGCATCACGAACTGCGGCAACGCGCAGAATTGCGTGAAAGCCTGTCCGATGAATATCCCGCTCACCCGAGCGATCTATGAAGAGAACCGCGAGACCGTCGTGCACGGTTTGTTCGGTTGGCTAAAGAAATAA